One window from the genome of Candidatus Didemnitutus sp. encodes:
- a CDS encoding ABC transporter permease has protein sequence MRLLNTITVALRALRRNLLRSVLTALGIIIGVGAVIAMVSIGNGAKSQVEGQIASLGQNIISVFPGNFTSGAVRGGFGSASTLTVEDAMAIRNEVAGVANLSPDMRDRTQILANGQNWSTNVQGEDVSYLDIRLWSIAEGAMFSDADVRSGAKVCVIGKTVSDQLFQGDDPIGQTLRLRNIPFKIVGVLAPKGFNFFGQDQDDVVIVPYTSHLKRIARRPFLNSITIQAASPDQMSRIQQDITDLLQQRRNGKDPDFTVRNQQELAEAATATTKTMTVLLGAIAGVSLIVGGIGIMNIMLVSVTERTREIGIRLAVGAHGRDVLLQFLTEAIILSMMGGILGILLGVGSSQLISKLNGWPVLVSSTAVIGSFAFSAAIGVFFGFYPARKAAELDPIEALRYE, from the coding sequence ATGCGCCTCCTGAACACCATCACCGTCGCCCTCCGCGCCCTGCGCCGCAACCTGCTGCGCTCGGTGCTCACCGCGCTCGGCATCATCATCGGTGTCGGTGCCGTCATCGCCATGGTCAGCATCGGCAACGGCGCGAAGTCGCAGGTCGAAGGCCAGATCGCCAGCCTCGGCCAGAACATCATCTCGGTTTTCCCCGGCAACTTCACCAGCGGCGCCGTCCGCGGCGGCTTCGGCAGCGCCAGCACGCTCACCGTCGAGGACGCCATGGCCATCCGCAACGAGGTCGCCGGCGTCGCCAATCTCAGCCCCGACATGCGCGACCGCACCCAGATCCTCGCCAATGGCCAGAACTGGAGCACCAACGTGCAGGGCGAGGACGTCAGCTATCTCGACATCCGCCTCTGGAGCATCGCCGAAGGCGCGATGTTTTCCGACGCCGACGTGCGCAGCGGCGCCAAGGTCTGCGTGATCGGCAAAACCGTCTCGGACCAGCTCTTCCAAGGCGACGATCCCATCGGCCAGACGCTGCGCCTGCGCAACATTCCCTTCAAAATCGTCGGCGTCCTCGCGCCGAAGGGCTTCAACTTCTTCGGCCAGGATCAGGACGATGTCGTGATCGTCCCCTACACGAGCCACCTCAAACGCATCGCGCGCCGCCCGTTCCTGAATTCGATCACCATCCAGGCCGCGAGCCCCGACCAGATGTCCCGCATTCAGCAGGACATCACCGATCTCCTCCAGCAGCGCCGCAACGGCAAGGATCCCGACTTCACCGTCCGCAATCAGCAGGAACTCGCCGAAGCCGCCACCGCGACCACCAAGACCATGACCGTGCTCCTCGGCGCGATCGCCGGCGTATCGCTCATCGTCGGCGGCATCGGCATCATGAACATCATGCTCGTCTCCGTCACCGAGCGCACGCGCGAGATCGGCATCCGCCTCGCCGTCGGCGCGCACGGCCGCGACGTGCTGCTGCAGTTCCTCACCGAAGCGATCATCCTCTCCATGATGGGCGGCATCCTCGGCATCCTGCTCGGCGTCGGCAGCTCGCAGTTGATTTCAAAGCTCAACGGCTGGCCCGTCCTCGTCTCGAGCACCGCGGTGATCGGCTCGTTCGCCTTCAGCGCGGCCATCGGCGTCTTCTTCGGCTTTTATCCGGCGCGCAAAGCCGCCGAGCTCGATCCGATCGAAGCGCTGCGCTACGAATAG
- a CDS encoding ABC transporter ATP-binding protein, producing MPAVVQLEEIHKIYNSGEVPVHAVRGVSLQIGKGDFVAVMGASGSGKSTLMNLLGCLDRPTKGRYLLDGTDVSVLEKNQLADIRNQKLGFVFQGFNLLARTTALENVELPMLYGARRLSSAQMRDRAQKSLELVGLGKRADHFPSQLSGGQQQRVAIARALINDPQILLADEPTGNLDSKTSVEIMGVFQKLNEQGITIVMVTHELDIAHYCKRNLIMRDGRLVSDVQVEGRLIATEELRKLQEAEAAAKLTD from the coding sequence ATGCCCGCCGTCGTTCAACTCGAGGAGATCCACAAGATCTACAACTCGGGCGAAGTTCCCGTGCACGCCGTGCGCGGCGTGTCGCTGCAGATCGGCAAAGGCGACTTCGTCGCCGTCATGGGCGCGTCCGGCTCCGGCAAGTCCACGCTGATGAACCTGCTCGGCTGCCTCGACCGCCCCACGAAAGGCCGCTACCTGCTCGACGGCACCGACGTCTCCGTGCTCGAGAAAAACCAGCTCGCCGACATCCGAAACCAGAAACTCGGTTTCGTCTTCCAGGGATTCAACCTCCTCGCCCGCACCACCGCGCTCGAAAACGTCGAGCTCCCGATGCTCTACGGCGCGCGCCGCCTCAGCTCCGCGCAGATGCGCGACCGCGCGCAGAAAAGCCTCGAGCTCGTCGGCCTGGGCAAACGCGCCGACCATTTTCCCAGCCAGCTTTCCGGCGGCCAGCAGCAGCGCGTGGCCATCGCCCGCGCCCTGATCAACGACCCGCAAATCCTCCTCGCCGACGAGCCGACCGGCAACCTCGACTCCAAGACGTCGGTCGAGATCATGGGCGTATTCCAAAAGCTCAACGAGCAGGGCATCACGATCGTGATGGTCACGCACGAGCTCGACATCGCGCATTACTGCAAGCGCAACCTCATCATGCGCGACGGCCGCCTCGTCAGCGACGTGCAGGTCGAAGGCCGCCTCATCGCCACCGAGGAGCTCCGCAAACTCCAGGAAGCCGAAGCCGCAGCCAAGCTCACCGACTGA
- a CDS encoding efflux RND transporter periplasmic adaptor subunit: MKKLLLFLVVIGVAGAGWYYYSIRSRADSAPEFTTTTVARGDILQQVTATGQLDSVVSVDVGSQISGLIQKLYVDFNSPVKKGDKLVEIDPATYQQKLRQAEANLASAEASNQLQKVNTERVKELFAQKLVTQQEYDQAVAQLQQSNASLVTARATVENAKVDLERCTITSPIDGIVINKQTEEGKTVAASLNAPVLFTIANDLSKMQITAAVAEADIGSVAESQQVTFTVDAFPNRSFHGQVVQVRNAPKTTNNVVTYDTIISVDNRDLKLRPGMTANVSIIVARRDNVLRIANAALRLRVPESVAVKRDEPVAAKPDASAKKDAAAPASAPVAASSGGEGQGGRRGSGMFANFTPEQRQKMRQITVELGIDFRNGPPTPEQREQLRKAMIEAGLPVPESSSSARPGEAVVTTRKVYKLVGLAPNQSLEEFTIKAGITDGTATEVIDGLKEGDVIVTSVSVPNAAAQSGRPAANPFGGGGRRF; this comes from the coding sequence ATGAAGAAACTCCTGTTGTTCCTCGTTGTGATCGGCGTCGCCGGCGCCGGCTGGTATTACTATTCGATCCGCAGTCGCGCCGATAGCGCGCCGGAGTTCACGACGACCACCGTCGCGCGCGGCGACATCCTTCAACAGGTCACGGCCACCGGCCAGCTCGACTCCGTCGTCAGCGTCGATGTCGGCTCGCAGATCTCCGGCCTCATCCAGAAGCTCTACGTGGACTTCAATTCGCCGGTGAAAAAAGGCGACAAGCTCGTCGAGATCGATCCCGCCACCTACCAGCAGAAGCTCCGCCAGGCGGAGGCCAACCTCGCCTCCGCCGAGGCCTCGAACCAGCTCCAGAAGGTCAACACCGAGCGCGTGAAGGAACTCTTTGCCCAGAAACTCGTGACGCAGCAGGAATACGATCAAGCCGTCGCGCAGCTCCAGCAATCCAACGCCTCGCTCGTCACCGCCCGCGCCACCGTCGAGAACGCCAAGGTCGACCTCGAACGCTGCACCATCACCTCGCCCATAGACGGCATCGTGATCAACAAGCAGACCGAGGAAGGCAAAACCGTCGCCGCCAGCCTCAACGCGCCCGTCCTCTTCACCATCGCAAACGATCTTTCCAAGATGCAAATCACCGCCGCCGTCGCCGAAGCCGACATCGGCAGCGTCGCCGAAAGCCAGCAGGTCACCTTCACCGTCGACGCCTTCCCGAATCGCTCCTTCCACGGTCAGGTCGTGCAAGTCCGCAACGCCCCGAAGACCACGAACAACGTGGTGACCTACGACACCATCATTTCCGTCGACAACCGCGACCTCAAGCTGCGCCCCGGCATGACGGCCAACGTCTCCATCATCGTCGCCCGGCGCGACAACGTCCTGCGCATCGCCAACGCCGCCCTGCGCCTCCGCGTCCCGGAATCCGTCGCCGTGAAACGCGACGAACCCGTCGCCGCCAAGCCCGACGCTTCCGCCAAGAAAGACGCCGCCGCACCCGCGAGCGCGCCCGTCGCCGCATCCTCCGGCGGCGAAGGTCAGGGCGGCCGTCGCGGCAGCGGCATGTTCGCCAACTTCACGCCGGAGCAGCGCCAGAAGATGCGCCAGATCACGGTCGAACTCGGCATCGATTTCCGCAACGGCCCGCCCACCCCCGAGCAGCGCGAACAGCTCCGCAAAGCCATGATCGAGGCCGGCCTCCCCGTGCCCGAATCCTCCTCGTCGGCTCGCCCCGGCGAAGCCGTCGTCACCACGCGCAAAGTCTACAAGCTCGTCGGCCTCGCCCCGAACCAGTCGCTCGAGGAGTTCACGATCAAGGCGGGCATCACCGACGGCACCGCCACTGAAGTCATCGACGGCCTGAAGGAAGGCGACGTCATCGTCACCAGCGTGAGCGTGCCCAACGCCGCCGCGCAATCCGGCCGTCCGGCCGCGAACCCGTTCGGCGGCGGCGGTCGTCGCTTCTAA
- a CDS encoding cache domain-containing protein, whose amino-acid sequence MKLRSLLLVTALAGWFASAHGETLAPEIQAKIDGRIAAIVAWAADPVIVDAVRAQNASTPADYAAMSQEKWRSLTVLDPFVRSFSKNAAGQFLKSKRDDIVTEAFLSAANGWKVACIAKPTNWSHKGKEKHDVPMTGKTWQGPVELDESSGQQQIQIAVPVLDGGKPIGSLVVGLSLSKIKS is encoded by the coding sequence ATGAAACTCCGCTCCCTCCTCCTCGTCACCGCGCTCGCCGGCTGGTTTGCCTCCGCCCACGGCGAGACGCTCGCGCCTGAAATCCAAGCCAAGATCGACGGCCGCATCGCCGCCATCGTCGCCTGGGCCGCCGACCCCGTGATCGTCGACGCCGTGCGCGCCCAGAACGCCTCCACACCGGCCGACTACGCCGCGATGAGCCAGGAAAAATGGCGCTCGCTCACCGTGCTCGATCCGTTCGTGCGCAGCTTCTCCAAGAACGCCGCCGGTCAATTCCTCAAGTCCAAGCGCGACGACATCGTCACTGAAGCGTTCCTCAGCGCCGCCAACGGCTGGAAAGTCGCCTGCATCGCCAAACCGACCAACTGGTCGCACAAGGGAAAGGAAAAGCACGACGTTCCCATGACCGGCAAAACCTGGCAGGGCCCGGTCGAGCTCGACGAGTCGTCCGGCCAGCAGCAAATCCAGATCGCGGTGCCCGTGCTCGACGGCGGCAAGCCCATCGGCTCGCTCGTGGTCGGCCTCAGCCTCTCGAAGATCAAATCCTGA